In the Leptospira barantonii genome, GGGATCTTGCTTAGGATCTTACAGATCAAAGGCAATTTAACCCTTGGAGCCGTGCATGAACCGTTCACAACAAACATACGCAAAAACCCTTTTCTTTGCAGGAATGTTTGTGTTCCTATTTCTTCAAAAACCGGTTCAAACCGCCGAATCCTTAAATCGGGTAATCGCCACCGTGGGAACGGTTTCCATTTCGGAACTGGATCTGGACGACGCTGGCGAAAAATACAACCGTCTTCAAAAACATTTAAAACACGAGGATTTCCGTAAATCGCTTAGAACGAGAATCATAGATTTTCTAATCGACCGCGCGATCGTCGACGTGGTTTCCGAAGAAGAATCGATCCAAGTCAACGAACAAAGAGTCGATTCCGAAATCGAAAAAAGAATGGAAGTGATGGGAATCACCAATCGTAAACAATTCGAAAAGTCGATGGAAGCTTCTTCCGGAATGCCTTTCGAACTCTGGGTTACGGAACTTCCGTATCAAATCAAAAAGGGACAACTTCTCCAATTGAAAATCGCGGTTCCTCCTCCGAGCGAAAGCGAGATCAGAACCTGGTACAATCAAAACAAGGACAAGGTAGGATTTGAAATTCGATACCGAATCATTTCGATCGCGCCCGAAAACGATTCGGTCCAAGAAGAAAACAAACTCTATAAAGAAGTTTCCGAAATCAGAAAGTCCGTCGTCGCAGATCCTTCTTCCTTTGCGCTGGTCGCGGGCTCTCCGAGAAACGATCCGGCCTTAAGATCCAGAAGAGGTCTTGTCGAATGGATTTCTTCCTTTGATCTTTACAAATACAGCAAGGTCACCGCTACGATCGCGGCCCCTCTTCCCAACGGCGGAGTTTCCGATGTGTTCCGAGACGAACGTAAGAGATATTGCATACTCAAAATCGAGGGGAAAAGACCGACTCCGATGGAAAACCTACGCGGAGGAATTCAGAACATTCTTTACCGCGACAAGGAAGAAGACACGTTTCACAAATGGTTGAAGGAATCAAGAGCGGAAATTCCGATCCAGATCTTCGACGATTCTTACAGAAAGGAAAATAAAATCCCTCTCAAAGAAGAGACGTTTCACCTGGATTGATTTTGAGTATTACGAGTTCCGAAAGTCAGACCGATACTAAATTCAAGCCATGAAATTTCCGATTTCCCATTCTGCGGTTTTTTTCAATCCGGAAACGGCTTCTCTTTTGAGTTCCTTGTCTTCTGCGGAAAGGGAGAATCTGCTTCTCGTTTCCTTGAAGAAACTTTCGGAAGTTCTCCCCGATTCGAAAGTTTTTTTCAACTCCTGGCCCTTCGATTCAAAACCGAATGCATATGATTTTTTGAATATTCAGATTTTGGAAAACTCTTCCGAGATCGCCTTTCTAAAAAAAGTTTCAGGCGAACTTCCGGCTTCCAGAACCGGAGATCCGGATTGGGACGACGCTTCGTTTTTTTATTTCACCGGACTTTTTCCTTGTTTGGACTCGGACCTAAGCGCCGAGATCTACACAAGACACGATCGATATCTTTCCCAGTATTCTTACAGCGAAAATCTTCCTTCCGGAATCGTACCTACGATTCTTTCGAGAGAATTTACGAATGCGATCCCCGACACGATTCAAAACGGAGCGCAGGAATATCTGAATAAAAACATCAACCATTTCGACGTTGAGATTTTTTATCACGCGCCCGACCTGCGTCAGTACAGACTCGACTTTTCTTTAAAAAACAAAAGATCCTTAAACTTGGTTCGTGGATTTTTAAAATCCAAGGAAGAATGGAAATATTCCGAAATCAAACCTTGGATCGAATCCCATCCGGAAGTTTTTAGAACCGGGCCTTCGTATCTGGAACTCGAAGTTTATCGAGGATGCGAACTCACCTGCGGCTTTTGTCCGAGACAATTCGTTTCCAACGAAAAGGACGGAACGTTTTTATCCCCGGCTCTTTTGGAAAACCTTCTCAAACAACAGGAGGAATCCTTTTCCAACGAGTACAGCGTTTGTTTCGGCGGACTCGGAGAACCTCTTTTGCATCCGGAGTTTACGAAACTCGTATCGACCGCTCTCGATTCTTCCTCGAATCTTCTTCAGGAATTGATGATAGAAACCGCGTTGTATACGGATCTGAATCCTATTTTAAATTTTTTGAATGTGTTAGACCCGGCTTCCAAGGAAAAGATCACTTGGATCGTAAACCTCACGACCCGCAACCCTGAAAAATACGCGAAACTATACGGCAAAAAAGAATTGGATCGGGTTCTTTCCAATTTGGAAAAGTTGGAAAAAGTTTTTCCTAAGAATCGGATCTTCCTTCAGTTCTTAAAAATTCAAGAAGCCGAAGACGAGGTCGAAACCTGGGTAGACGAAACCGAAAAACAAGGTTACGGAGTTGTCCTTCAAAAATACAATCGTTACGCCGGTTTGATGCCGGAGAAAAGAGTGACCGATCTAACTCCGATCCAAAGAGAATTCTGTTGGCATCTCAATCGGGATCTTTACGTGAATTCGGACGGAAGCGTCTCCGTATGTAAACAAACCCACGGAAAAGAATCCGGAAACCTACATAACGAAACCTTAATACAGATTTGGCAAAAGGGACTTCCCTCCTTTGCGAATTCCTTAAACGGAAAACACGAAACGACGGGCGCTCCCTGTTTGAGTTGCGATGAGTGGTACACATTCAACGCGTAAGATTTACGCGTTTGTCCAAGCTCGAACCGGATCGACCCGACTTCCGGGTAAGGTCTTAAAGGAATTCCCGCCCGATTCCGGCAAAACCCTCATCGATAGAATTCAGGAAAGAATTCGAACCGTCCTACCCGAACAACAAATCGTTTATCTTATACCGGAAGAAGACGAAGAACTGCGTTCCTTTTTGGAAAAAAGAAAGTATCATTGGTTTGCCGGAAATCTTTTGGACGTACGAAAGAGATATTTGGACGCCTCCGAATTTTACAAAGCGGAATCGATCCTGCGTCTTACCGGGGACAATCCGTTTTACGACACTCTTCATTTGGATCAACTTTTACAGACGTTTATCTTTTCGAAATCGGATCTTGCCTACGTAACCGGACTTCCCTTGGGAATGGGCGGGGAAATTTTTACCCGCGAAGCTTTACAATGGGCGCCTAACGTTCTTGAGGAAAGACATAAAGAACACGTAAGTCTTCATATCAAGGAGAATCCGGATCGATTCGGAATTCTTAAAATATCCTCCTTACTTACCGAAAAAGAAAAGGAGATTCTTCCCAAGCTCCGTTTGACCGTGGACGAACCGAAAGATTTCGAGACCACATCCGCAATCTTCCAATCTCTGAACAAAACGAATCCGTTTTTCGGCGCGAAGGAATGTATCGAACTCTACGAAAAAGATCCGAACATTTTTTCGGGAAATCAAGACGTGGAACAGATCCGTTTTCAAACTCCGCAATCCGGTACGGAAAAAAAATCCAGGATCGGTTTTATGGTCGGAAATCCGAAAGAATTCGGAAGCGGTCATTTCGAACGATCCAGAATTCTATTCGCACTTTTGTCGTCGTCTTCGAAAGAAACGATCTGGTTCCGCGATTTTCCAAACGACGGAGAAATCGACCTATTGATCGTCGATTCCAGGGACATTCCGGTTCCCGAATATTCAAAAACCAAGGTTCTCCTTTTGGATCATTTCGGACCGGAAAGAAAAAAATACGGACACTACGATCTGCTTCCTCATCCGGAAAACCGGAACGAATTTTCTTTGGACCAAATTTTGATCGCACCGGCTCTTGGAAACGTGGAACGAAAGACCGATCCGTATATTCTATGTTATGCGGGAAATATCGGCTTCGACTTCACGAAAGAATTGGATTCTTTTCTTTCGAGTTTGATCGCGCGCGAGGAGCAAGAGGACCGTGACCGCAAAGCCCGGGAACGTCTTGGACCGACGCATATCATTCGAGTGGGCGGAGTTCCGACCAACGAGAATTCGATCCGATTTGTTCCTCGTGTTTCCCGCTTCGAGTTCCAAAATCTTTTGGCTTGCTCGTCGGGCTTTGTAGGTTACTTCGGTCAATCCCTCTTCGAGGCCGTCTTCTTGAACAAAAAGGTCTGCACGTTTTCAATCGGGCCGGTTCATTCTTCCCTTTCTTCTCTCTGCGAAAATGAATATGGAATCCCATTTGCCGGAGAATTGGGTTCAAACGATTTCGGAAAAATTTCGAGCCATGATGAGGACGACTTACGTAAATCGTCGGGCTTGCGGTCCGCTTCGTCGGTCGTTGGCGGAAACGGATATTCTCTTTTGCTCCGGAAAATAGAGGAGTTCCTACATTTTCCCTAAAAATTTTTGATTGACCGGGCCGAGCCAGGTCCCAGAAAATAGACCGACCGTCGGTCGGTTTCCTGAATATGGAAAAACAAAATCTAAACAAACAAAAGGGAAAGGAGCGTAAAGAGGACATCCTCGGTTGCGCGAAAAACTTTTTCTTTACCAAGGGCTACGAAAGCACCTCGATCCACGACA is a window encoding:
- a CDS encoding putative peptidyl-prolyl cis-trans isomerase, translated to MNRSQQTYAKTLFFAGMFVFLFLQKPVQTAESLNRVIATVGTVSISELDLDDAGEKYNRLQKHLKHEDFRKSLRTRIIDFLIDRAIVDVVSEEESIQVNEQRVDSEIEKRMEVMGITNRKQFEKSMEASSGMPFELWVTELPYQIKKGQLLQLKIAVPPPSESEIRTWYNQNKDKVGFEIRYRIISIAPENDSVQEENKLYKEVSEIRKSVVADPSSFALVAGSPRNDPALRSRRGLVEWISSFDLYKYSKVTATIAAPLPNGGVSDVFRDERKRYCILKIEGKRPTPMENLRGGIQNILYRDKEEDTFHKWLKESRAEIPIQIFDDSYRKENKIPLKEETFHLD
- a CDS encoding spiro-SPASM protein, coding for MKFPISHSAVFFNPETASLLSSLSSAERENLLLVSLKKLSEVLPDSKVFFNSWPFDSKPNAYDFLNIQILENSSEIAFLKKVSGELPASRTGDPDWDDASFFYFTGLFPCLDSDLSAEIYTRHDRYLSQYSYSENLPSGIVPTILSREFTNAIPDTIQNGAQEYLNKNINHFDVEIFYHAPDLRQYRLDFSLKNKRSLNLVRGFLKSKEEWKYSEIKPWIESHPEVFRTGPSYLELEVYRGCELTCGFCPRQFVSNEKDGTFLSPALLENLLKQQEESFSNEYSVCFGGLGEPLLHPEFTKLVSTALDSSSNLLQELMIETALYTDLNPILNFLNVLDPASKEKITWIVNLTTRNPEKYAKLYGKKELDRVLSNLEKLEKVFPKNRIFLQFLKIQEAEDEVETWVDETEKQGYGVVLQKYNRYAGLMPEKRVTDLTPIQREFCWHLNRDLYVNSDGSVSVCKQTHGKESGNLHNETLIQIWQKGLPSFANSLNGKHETTGAPCLSCDEWYTFNA
- a CDS encoding cytidylyltransferase domain-containing protein, with translation MSGTHSTRKIYAFVQARTGSTRLPGKVLKEFPPDSGKTLIDRIQERIRTVLPEQQIVYLIPEEDEELRSFLEKRKYHWFAGNLLDVRKRYLDASEFYKAESILRLTGDNPFYDTLHLDQLLQTFIFSKSDLAYVTGLPLGMGGEIFTREALQWAPNVLEERHKEHVSLHIKENPDRFGILKISSLLTEKEKEILPKLRLTVDEPKDFETTSAIFQSLNKTNPFFGAKECIELYEKDPNIFSGNQDVEQIRFQTPQSGTEKKSRIGFMVGNPKEFGSGHFERSRILFALLSSSSKETIWFRDFPNDGEIDLLIVDSRDIPVPEYSKTKVLLLDHFGPERKKYGHYDLLPHPENRNEFSLDQILIAPALGNVERKTDPYILCYAGNIGFDFTKELDSFLSSLIAREEQEDRDRKARERLGPTHIIRVGGVPTNENSIRFVPRVSRFEFQNLLACSSGFVGYFGQSLFEAVFLNKKVCTFSIGPVHSSLSSLCENEYGIPFAGELGSNDFGKISSHDEDDLRKSSGLRSASSVVGGNGYSLLLRKIEEFLHFP